The Thermococcus peptonophilus genomic sequence ACTTTTCGGCATGAACGTGAAACGTCTCTATTCCTGTGGGTTATATATTTCGAAAACGTTAAAATATCCTTCGAAGAATTTTCTACGACGGTCCCGCCCGGTGGCCCGTGTCCCAGAGGGGGCCGAAGCCCGCGGTGAAGGGATGAGACGATGCCGGGCGGACAGGGCCCGGTCTCCGGACCGCTGGAGAGGGCGCTTAGCCTGCCATGAGAGCGGGGGATCAGCCGGGCCTACAAGGTTACCACCTAAGGCTGAATCCCCGGGATAACAACGAGTTCGTTGAGTTCCCTGTCCTCCATCGCCGCGTAGGGGACGTAGCCCCTCTTCCGGGCCTTTGATATGAAGTCTTTAACCAGCGAGAGTTCTTCCGGGGAGTTACCTCCCCTGTATACATAGTCAACCACCAGAACAAACTTTCCAGCCTTGATAACCCTTTCCAAGTATAGAACCTTTTCCTCAGTCCAGGGACTTGGCTCGAGACCGTCGTAGAAAACGTCTTCGCTCGCCCACCCAGATATTGTTTTCAAAAGCCTCCCATCGTCGTATACTAAAAGCCTCTCCCCGTTCTGGGAGATTATGAGGAAGTCCTTCCTGACCTTTGAGCGTGTGTAGTTCGCTATCTCAAGGATGAAGTCTATCATCTGCTCCGCCGTCCAGTTCTCGTCGTAGCCGTTATCCGCCCAGTACTCGAACTCGTCAACCTTGTCCAGATAAACTCCGGAGAAGCCCTGCGAGATAATCCTGTCAAGGTAGCCAAAGACGATTCTCTTCCACCGCTCATCCCAGTATTTGACTGCGTAGTTTCCCTTCCAATCCGGGTTCTCTGGCCCGAGCCAATCCGGTGGATCCTCAAACCAGCTTTCGTTCCAGTAGAAGCGGTAATCCTCAGCCTCACCGATGCTGATGTAGGCTATCGGAATCTTTCCCGCGCGTTTTATGGATTCTATTTCCTCCTTCGAGTAGGCTCCTTCGTCGCTTCCATCCCGCGAGTAATCAATGACGACGAGCTTAAAGCCGCTCTTCGCTATTTCCTCCGGGCTAGCATTCTGGAGCCAGTATGCCCAGCTCGTTATGTTCAACGAGACGTGCTCTTCATTTCCGTGCTCCACGATACTGCTACTGACTGTCTGAGACGTGGAGTTTGTCTCTGAATAATCTGAATAGTCAGAGGTTAGTGTAGGCCCCTGCCCCTCGGAGTTCGCTTTCTGGGGGTTGTTACCTCCGCCCATGCATCCAGAAGCCAGAATGAGAAGCAACAGTACTGTAACATACCAGTATCCACGCATATCAAAAAAATTCTCCCAAATTCTTTATAACGGTTTTGAGCGAAACCAGAACCATGAGCTTCCCAATCATTATCATGGCAGGCGGAAAATCAACGCGCATGGGCCGAGAAAAGCCCGTCCTGAAGATAGCTGGCAGGGAAATGCTCCTCTGGGTTTATGGAACGGCTTCACGAATTGGGGAAACCATCGTGGCCCTCTCAAAGAACACGCCGAAGACCAAAGAGCTGTGCATCCATGAGGGGATTCCCTTCGTTGAAACTCCTGGTAAAGGGTACGTTGAGGACGTTCGATGGCTTTTGGAGGAGTTCGGGCCTTTTATCAGCTCCTCCGCAGACATTCCCTTCGTAAAGCCGAGCGACTTTTACGCCGTTAAAAAAGCCTTCGAAGGGAGAACGAGCCTCACAGGAGTCTTACCCCTCCAGAAAATTCCGAAGGATCTCAATCCGCTCATGTATCAGGGCTACGCGATAGTGGGCCTCAACGCTGTTGGAGTTGATGGTGAAAGGTTCTTTGAGCTTGAGAACCCGCTTTTGGCCTTAAACGTCAACACGCCACAAGAGTTAAAGCTCGCGGGGAGGATAGCGAGACTCGTCAAGGGGAGTGGTGAAAGTGAGGAGCCGCAATAGGGTGTTGAGTGCATTAATCCTAATCCTTCTGGTGATAGTTGGAGCTGTCCTGCTAACAGGCTTCCTGCTCTTTGCCCTCATGCTGGTCGCCGTTTTCCTCGTCCTTATCGTTGGCCTTTACGCTTACATACGCCTGAAGCTCTGGTGGTATAGGAGGCATCCACCTAAGGTTCTGGAAGGGCCGGAGGACTATTTTTAGAGGCCCAGTTTTTCCATTATGTACCTAACATCAACACTCTTCTCCACAACCCTAGCAAACCTCTCTATCTCCTCCTCGATGCTCCATTCCTTGACCTTAACCGGTTCAAGGCCCTTCTCAGCTCTCAGCATATTGAGAAACCTCTCCGTGAAGGCAAAGTTGTGGAAGATACCGTGGAGGTAAGTGCCGAAGGCCCTCTCCCCTATTGCCCCCTCTGGCTCGAAGGCTTTAGCTCCGTTTATTGAGTTTATCACCGAGAATGGCCTTTCAGACTTCGAACGTCCCATCCGTATCTCATACCCCTCAACGGCCATCCCCCTCACAGGTGCCCAGAGCACCTCGGCCCTCAGATGGTTCGTTCTCTTTTCCCTGGTAAAGACGGTTTTAGCTGGGAGGAGCCCCATACCCCTAACTCTACCCCTCCCAGATTCGACCTCGTCAATAATCTCTTTCCCAAGCATCTGGAAGCCGCCGCAGATTCCAACTACAAAGGAGCCTTCGCGGTGAGCCTCGATTATCGCATCCTCAATCCCGTTCTCCCTCATCCAGAGCAAATCCTCTACAGTATTCTTGCTCCCGGGGACGATTATGAGGTCGCCCTTTATTTCCTCCGCCCTCGTCACGTAGTCCACGCCATTCGCCCAGTGGAGAGGCTCAAAATCGGTAAAGTTGCTTATGTGGGGTAGCTTAATTATCTGGATGTGGAGATCGCCCTTAACCTTCGGAAATTCGATAAGGGAGTCTTCCTCCGGTAGGCGGTGCTCAACGTAGGGAACAACGCCGAGAACGGGCTTTCCGTAACGCTTTTCAAGGAACTCAAAGCCGGGCTCCAGCAGGGAAGGATCGCCGCGGAACTTGTTGAAGACAAAGCCGATGACAAGGTTCCGCTCCTTCTCGCTCAAGAGTTCCATAGTCCCAACGATCTGGGCGAAGCTCCCGCCCCTGTCTATGTCAGCCACTAGAATGACGGGGGCGTTAACAACCCTCGCAACCCGCATGTTGGCTATGTCGTAGTCCTTGAGGTTTATCTCGACCGGCGAGCCTGCCCCTTCGATTATAACAAGGTCGTGCTTCTCCATAAGCTCTCTCAAAACTTCAATGGCCTTCTCAAAAAGCTCCGCCTTCCTTGAGAGCATGTAATCCCTAGCCGAGACGCTTCCAATGGGCTTTCCCATGAAGACGACCTGGCTTCTCATGTTGCCCTCCGGCTTGAGTAGGATTGGGTTGAACTTCACGCTCGGCTTTTTTCTGCAAGCTATAGCCTGGAGATACTGAGCGCGACTTATCTCGCCCCCCTCAATGCTCGGGGCGGAGTTGAGGCTCATGTTCTGGCTCTTAAAGGGAACGACGTCGTAGCCGAGGTTCGTGAATATCCTGCAGAGGGCCGCAACGAGGAGGGACTTCCCTGCCCCGGACATAGTTCCCTGAACCATTAAGGCCATACCCATGTTTTCACCGGTAGATGTTTGCCGAAGGGCATATAAAGTCTTGGATAAAAATTCCAGCGGTGATCCGATGAAGAGCCTCTTCGTTTTAGTCCTGGGAAATACCGAGGTCAGCCTGATACCTGGAATAAGTGTCGCTGGAGCAACACCCGAGCTTACGAAGCTGACTCCTCCAGCCGATGCCGAGTACCTGTTCTACGAGAAGCCGAGGATTATAGATGCCATCCCAGTAACCCCTGAAGGACACCCGACGCCGGCCATAATAACGAAAGCCGCAAAGGAACTCGCCAACTTCCCGGTTCTCGTGGTCAGGGGCGGAACTTATCTCGCTCCCTTCGTGCCCCACGTCCACATAAGCTCCGCGGTGGGAAGGGACTTCAGGAAGGAGCCTGCCCTTCCGGAGTTTGGAGAGATCATCAGGATGGCAAAGCTTCTCGGTGAGGAGCTTAATAAGACGGATATAGAAGAGCTGGTCATTGGCGAATCGACCCCTGGCGGAACTACAACAGCTCAGGCCGTCCTCTGGGCTATGGGCTACGAAGCGAGGACGAGCTCAGCTTCACCTGAGAACCCACAGAGCCTCAAGGAGGAGGTAATTAACGAAGGGTTCAAAAGAGTAGGGATCGAGAGGGGTCAGTTGAGGGACAACCCCCTTGAGGCTCTAAGGCAGTTTGGGGATCCGATGATGGCGACTGTAGTCGGTCTTGCGATGGGATTCAAGAAAAACATCGTCTTAGCCGGCGGAACGCAGATGCTCGCTGTATCAGCCCTCCTCAAGGCGCTCGGCGAAGACCTGAGCAGGTTCATGATAGCCACCACAAAGTGGGTGGTCAACGATAAGAGCGCCACCTTCCTTGAAACGGCAAAGGAAATAGGCATAATCACCTACGCGGCCGACCTCGACTTCTCGAAGAGCGAGTTCAAGGGGCTAAGGGATTATGAGAACGGCTACGTTAAAGAAGGCGTCGGAGCTGGGGGAGCCACCTGGCTAGCCGTCAAGGTCGGCTTTTCGCCAGAGGAAGTATCTGCAAAGGTCGAGGAGCTTTACAGGAGACTCATGGAGATGAAGTGAATGCCTTCTTATTTCTGCTCTTTTCCCACTTCCTCAGGCTCTCTTCAAGGGCTTTCCTAACGGTCCGGCCGATGTTTATTCCGAGCTCCGTCGCAGTTCCGGCCCATTCTTTATCTCCTTCAAAGGCGAAGACTCCTATTCCATCGCTCGTCGTCCCTGTCGCATTGTATCCGAGCCTCAGCAAAGTGTAGGTCTTCGCTTCAGTTGCCGTCATTATCGCGTTGGCCATTGCTCCAACGGTCAGACCCTCCTCAATCACTAGTACAATGTTTATTGTCCCTGGCTTCCAGGGAGGTGGTACTTCGCCAGCTATTGCCGGATTGGTAACTCCTGCCGTCACATAGGCTGTAACGCTTCCGCTCCTTGAGATGGCTAAAACCTCTCCAATCTCCGCCGCCGTCATGAAGCCGACGAAGTTTTTAATGCCGTTCTCCCACTCAAACTTCTGGCAATCTTCCCTGTAGTCACCCGAATAGTTCTTGGGAACCATCATGAAGAAGAAGCCGTTTGCCCTAGAGAGACCCCCGTTGTGGGGTGCGTTGCTGAGTGCGAGCATTGGTTCTTTGAATGGATTTATGAAATGGGTGAACCTCATGAACGTTCCTTTCGAGAGCCCCAATATAACCCTTGCTGTGTTAAGCAGTACTGTTTTCTGAAAGGTTATTAAGACCAAAGAGCAGTTTAACTGGGTGGTATCATGGGCGTTAAGGATCACAAGGAAAAGGCCCCGAGGAGGTTTAGGTTCGCCGTCATAACGGTCAGCGACACGGCGAGCAGGGGAGAGAAGGAGGATAAAAGCGGAAAGTTTCTGGTTGAGGAGCTTGAGAAGGCCGGCCACGAGAAGGTTCTCTACAGGATAGTGCCAGACGAGAAGATGGAGATTATCGGAGCAGTTGTTGATGCATTCCGTGCGGGCGCAGATGTTGTGGTAACCTCCGGAGGAACGGGGATAGCGAGCAGGGACGTGACCATAGAGAGCCTTAGACCGATCTTTGATAAGGAGCTCTCCTTTGGGGACATATTCAGGCTCGTTAGCTACGAGGAGATAGGGACTGCTGCGATAATGACGAGGGCCACAGGAGGGATAATAAGGAGCTCGGGCAGGGCAATGGCGGTCTTCTGCCTTCCCGGAAGCCTAGGTGCCGCTAAGACTGGGATAAAGCTAATACTAGCGGAGGCTGGCCACGTGCTAAAGCACGGGAGGGAGTGAAATGAGGGAGTTCAAGAAGCTTACTCCCTACAAAGAGGCCCTGAGCCTTCTCCTTAATGATCTGAGCGAGATTCAAGAAGTTGAGGAAGTCCCTCTCGATGAGGCACTTGGAAGAGTCCTGGCCGAGGATGTTGCCTCACCAATAGATAGTCCCCCCTTTGACAGAGCTGCCGTTGACGGCTATGCTGTGAGAGCTGAAGATACGTTCCCGGCGAGGGAGTACAATCCAGTTGAACTTAAAGTAATAGACGAAATCCCCGCAGGCGGAGAGAGCAAGAAGACAGTTAAGCCGGGCACTGCGGTCAAGCTCCTGACTGGAGTCAAAATTCCTGACGGGGCAAACGCCGTTCTAATGCAGGAGATGGCCGAGCGCGAAGGGGATGTCATAAGGGTTCTTCGCCCGGTTGCTCCAGGCCAGAACGTTGCAATGAAGGGTGAAGACGTCAGGAAGGGGCAGGTTGTCCTCAAAAAGGGCCAGATTCTAAGGCCGCAGGATCTGGCAATTCTCAAGAGCATAGGCTTCAAGACGGTCAGAGTTAAAAGGAAGCCTAGAGTCGGCATAATCGTTACAGGAAGCGAGCTCATCGAGGAGTTTGATGAAGAGGCCCTGAACCACGGAAAGATACTTGAGAGCAACTCCGTTATGCTGAAAGGTCTCGTCAGGCAGTACTTTGGAGAGCCGAGGTTCTATGGAGTAATCCCAGATGACGAGGAGAAAATAGGAGCAGCAATAAGGAAAGCCCGCTCCGAGAACGACCTCGTCCTTGTCACGGGCGGCTCAGCTTTCGGTGACATGGACTTTGCTCACCGCTTTGTGAATCTCCTGTTCCACGGGACGACGATAAAGCCCGGAAGGCCAATAGGGTACGGGGAGAGGGTCTTTGTAATGAGCGGCTATCCGGCAGCGGTCTTCACACAGTTCCACCTCTACGTCAAGCACGCGCTTGCGAAGCTCGTGGGTGCACGGAACTATGAAACCAAGGTCAGGGCAAGGCTCATCGAAAGGATTCCAAGCCAGCTCGGCCGCTACGAGTTCGTCAAGGTCTGGTACGAAGATGGTAAGGCAAGGCCGATAAAGAAGAAGGGCAGCGGCATAATCAGCTCGCTCGTGGAGAGCAACGGTTACATTGGGGTTCCAGAGGACAGTGAAGGCTACTTAGAGGGAGAAGAGGTGGAGGTTGTGCTGTACTGAACTTTACTTCTCATTCGTTTATGCACTCACTAGAGGGTATGACATCAATAAGCTCTTTGGGTAGAAGCTTTCGTGCACTCGCGTTTAATTCCCTTAAACACCTAAGAACCTCTTTCCTCTCTCTTTCCTTTTCTTCGAGTATTCTCCTCAGATAGCCCCGGTAATCTTCGGAAAGCCATGGTACCTC encodes the following:
- a CDS encoding MJ1477/TM1410 family putative glycoside hydrolase, translating into MRGYWYVTVLLLLILASGCMGGGNNPQKANSEGQGPTLTSDYSDYSETNSTSQTVSSSIVEHGNEEHVSLNITSWAYWLQNASPEEIAKSGFKLVVIDYSRDGSDEGAYSKEEIESIKRAGKIPIAYISIGEAEDYRFYWNESWFEDPPDWLGPENPDWKGNYAVKYWDERWKRIVFGYLDRIISQGFSGVYLDKVDEFEYWADNGYDENWTAEQMIDFILEIANYTRSKVRKDFLIISQNGERLLVYDDGRLLKTISGWASEDVFYDGLEPSPWTEEKVLYLERVIKAGKFVLVVDYVYRGGNSPEELSLVKDFISKARKRGYVPYAAMEDRELNELVVIPGIQP
- a CDS encoding NTP transferase domain-containing protein; this translates as MSFPIIIMAGGKSTRMGREKPVLKIAGREMLLWVYGTASRIGETIVALSKNTPKTKELCIHEGIPFVETPGKGYVEDVRWLLEEFGPFISSSADIPFVKPSDFYAVKKAFEGRTSLTGVLPLQKIPKDLNPLMYQGYAIVGLNAVGVDGERFFELENPLLALNVNTPQELKLAGRIARLVKGSGESEEPQ
- a CDS encoding cobyric acid synthase; its protein translation is MGMALMVQGTMSGAGKSLLVAALCRIFTNLGYDVVPFKSQNMSLNSAPSIEGGEISRAQYLQAIACRKKPSVKFNPILLKPEGNMRSQVVFMGKPIGSVSARDYMLSRKAELFEKAIEVLRELMEKHDLVIIEGAGSPVEINLKDYDIANMRVARVVNAPVILVADIDRGGSFAQIVGTMELLSEKERNLVIGFVFNKFRGDPSLLEPGFEFLEKRYGKPVLGVVPYVEHRLPEEDSLIEFPKVKGDLHIQIIKLPHISNFTDFEPLHWANGVDYVTRAEEIKGDLIIVPGSKNTVEDLLWMRENGIEDAIIEAHREGSFVVGICGGFQMLGKEIIDEVESGRGRVRGMGLLPAKTVFTREKRTNHLRAEVLWAPVRGMAVEGYEIRMGRSKSERPFSVINSINGAKAFEPEGAIGERAFGTYLHGIFHNFAFTERFLNMLRAEKGLEPVKVKEWSIEEEIERFARVVEKSVDVRYIMEKLGL
- the cobT gene encoding nicotinate mononucleotide-dependent phosphoribosyltransferase CobT, producing MKSLFVLVLGNTEVSLIPGISVAGATPELTKLTPPADAEYLFYEKPRIIDAIPVTPEGHPTPAIITKAAKELANFPVLVVRGGTYLAPFVPHVHISSAVGRDFRKEPALPEFGEIIRMAKLLGEELNKTDIEELVIGESTPGGTTTAQAVLWAMGYEARTSSASPENPQSLKEEVINEGFKRVGIERGQLRDNPLEALRQFGDPMMATVVGLAMGFKKNIVLAGGTQMLAVSALLKALGEDLSRFMIATTKWVVNDKSATFLETAKEIGIITYAADLDFSKSEFKGLRDYENGYVKEGVGAGGATWLAVKVGFSPEEVSAKVEELYRRLMEMK
- a CDS encoding adenosylcobinamide amidohydrolase, with amino-acid sequence MRFTHFINPFKEPMLALSNAPHNGGLSRANGFFFMMVPKNYSGDYREDCQKFEWENGIKNFVGFMTAAEIGEVLAISRSGSVTAYVTAGVTNPAIAGEVPPPWKPGTINIVLVIEEGLTVGAMANAIMTATEAKTYTLLRLGYNATGTTSDGIGVFAFEGDKEWAGTATELGINIGRTVRKALEESLRKWEKSRNKKAFTSSP
- a CDS encoding MogA/MoaB family molybdenum cofactor biosynthesis protein; the protein is MGVKDHKEKAPRRFRFAVITVSDTASRGEKEDKSGKFLVEELEKAGHEKVLYRIVPDEKMEIIGAVVDAFRAGADVVVTSGGTGIASRDVTIESLRPIFDKELSFGDIFRLVSYEEIGTAAIMTRATGGIIRSSGRAMAVFCLPGSLGAAKTGIKLILAEAGHVLKHGRE
- a CDS encoding molybdopterin molybdotransferase MoeA, whose translation is MREFKKLTPYKEALSLLLNDLSEIQEVEEVPLDEALGRVLAEDVASPIDSPPFDRAAVDGYAVRAEDTFPAREYNPVELKVIDEIPAGGESKKTVKPGTAVKLLTGVKIPDGANAVLMQEMAEREGDVIRVLRPVAPGQNVAMKGEDVRKGQVVLKKGQILRPQDLAILKSIGFKTVRVKRKPRVGIIVTGSELIEEFDEEALNHGKILESNSVMLKGLVRQYFGEPRFYGVIPDDEEKIGAAIRKARSENDLVLVTGGSAFGDMDFAHRFVNLLFHGTTIKPGRPIGYGERVFVMSGYPAAVFTQFHLYVKHALAKLVGARNYETKVRARLIERIPSQLGRYEFVKVWYEDGKARPIKKKGSGIISSLVESNGYIGVPEDSEGYLEGEEVEVVLY